The Brassica oleracea var. oleracea cultivar TO1000 chromosome C6, BOL, whole genome shotgun sequence genome includes a region encoding these proteins:
- the LOC106297192 gene encoding probable F-box protein At3g61730, with translation MKTRSSDVQGANRGKRKAPEGDENGRGKRRSVQSDEQKKAPQIGDYGRGNKRLAPSNEQKKGKKILRGIRSCVSPRCSASSTHRPSFFWFEQDAWTYISRFLDGKSLVMLGATSKWFHKTVMEESIWRFACLRDLQVPRPFPVSSSWNKIYASAFDGSHSYLFHQKEKHIDWMRIGAFTLDSRMSLLTESLSGQLKVPRVQGTIEQMLQSTGSCIIKDIKSGIWIADLQLVRCPVCDLSTCDGTMQTLDTRHIELFLNEEYKDGSWDYNLIGSHKLQKDTSAACGAIFDLKHVKASASSGILHLKSWTGEPDDSQPKAFITTHAVAVHTRLQKNEGILVKYQTMKAGTDGDIVAIRISQQLL, from the exons ATGAAGACGAGATCCAGTGATGTACAAGGAGCTAACAGAGGGAAGAGGAAAGCTCCAGAGGGAGACGAAAATGGCAGAGGAAAGCGACGATCGGTGCAGAGCGACGAACAGAAGAAGGCTCCTCAGATAGGCGATTACGGTAGAGGGAATAAACGTTTGGCACCGAGCAACGAACAGAAGAAGGGGAAGAAGATCCTGAGAGGAATCCGTAGCTGTGTATCTCCTCGGTGCTCTGCTTCTTCTACTCACCGTCCCAGCTTCTTCTG GTTTGAGCAAGACGCATGGACATACATATCGAGGTTTCTGGATGGCAAATCGCTGGTGATGCTGGGAGCAACAAGCAAATGGTTTCACAAGACCGTAATGGAGGAGTCTATTTGGAGGTTTGCTTGCTTGCGTGATCTTCAGGTGCCGAGGCCGTTTCCAGTTTCTTCTAGCTGGAACAAGATATATGCTTCTGCTTTTG ATGGGAGCCACTCTTACTTGTTCCATCAGAAGGAAAAGCATATTG ACTGGATGCGTATTGGTGCCTTTACTCTTGATTCTCGAATGTCACTCCTGACTGAGAGTTTGAGTGGCCAACTGAAAGTCCCAAGGGTTCAAGGCACCATAGAACAGATGCTGCAATCCACTGGTTCATGTATCATAAAAGACATCAAAAGCGGTATCTGGATTGCAG ATTTACAGCTTGTTCGTTGCCCTGTCTGTGACCTCAGTACCTGTGATG GAACAATGCAAACACTTGATACTAGGCACATTGAACTGTTCCTGAATGAAGAATACAAAGATGGAAGCTGGGACTACAATCTCATCGGATCTCATAAGTTACAGAAAGACACAAGTGCAGCTTGTGGAGCCATATTTGATCTCAAACACGTTAAGGCATCTGCATCCTCAG GCATCCTCCACCTCAAGTCTTGGACCGGAGAGCCAGACGATTCCCAACCCAAAGCATTTATCACAACCCACGCAGTTGCTGTTCACACAAGGTTACAGAAAAACGAAG GAATCCTTGTGAAGTATCAGACGATGAAAGCAGGAACTGATGGTGACATTGTTGCCATCAGAATCTCCCAACAGCTACTCTGA